TATTATCGGGAATTTCATTTTCTGTAAACGAAGGAGAACTGTGCGGACTATTCGGGCCTAACGGATGTGGAAAAACAACCCTGTTCAAGTGTTGCCTTAAATTCCTGAAATCTGACCGGGGATCTGTCCACATGGCTGGAAAAGATACCTCAAAAAGATCTATCGAAGAGCTTGCAAAAGTTGTCTCCTATGTGCCACAAGAGCACAAACCTCCATTTCCATATCTCGTAAGAGAAGTAGTTTTGATGGGGAGAACCCCTCATCTTGGAGGTATTTTTGGAGTTAAGCGAAGAGATAAAGAGATTGCAATTGATGCGCTGGAACAGCTTGAAATAGGGGATCTTGCGGACAGGCCATACAACCAGTTATCTGGGGGACAGCGGCAGATGGTGCTGATGGCAAGGGCAATTGCTCAAGATACGCCTATGATGTTTCTCGACGAGCCCACATCTGCTCTTGATTTCCAGAACCAGATGAAGATTTGGGAGACTATGAAAGACATTGCAGCAGAAGGAAAGACGATCCTTGCCTGCAGTCACGATCCCAACCATGTGGCATGGTTCTGTGACAGGGTGATAGTGGTATCAAAAGACGGTATTGTCGCTGATGGTCCGCCCGATGTTACGATCAATGAAGAGGTATTGGATATGATTTATTCCGATACATGCTCGGTCAGAAGATCAGGAGATGTTCGGGTCGTAATGCCCAGAAGTATTGCAGGAGAGCCTGGGGCAAGGTCGTATCCTGCCACTGAAGATTCTTACAGCCAATATGAAAATATAGAAATAAAAGACTAAATGGGGGACAAATTAATGAACTACAATTCTATCGACTGGAATGAAGTATGGAAACAGCAATATGAAAAAAGTATTGAATTAAAAGGAAAAGGGGATTGTGCAACAGTATGGGATTCCAAAAAGAAAGCTCAGGAATTCCTTGAAAGGTCAAATAAAAATCCTGGACGTATACAAGAAATCATTGAACTCTTTAAGCCAGGGAAACATTCCACCATTCTTGATGTGGGTGCAGGTCCCGGAACGCTTGCCGTGCCTCTGGCCGGACTGGCAGCACATGTGACGGCAGTAGAGCCCGCCAACGGAATGGCTGAAGTAATGGGGGAGTATGCAGCTCAGGAAGGAATTTCCAATCTCGACATTGTCCCAAAAAAGTGGGAAGACCTTGATCCAAAAACAGACCTTAAGGATTCATATGATATCGTATTTGCCTCCCATTCACTTGGAATGCCCGATATTAAAGAATCCATTGAAAAGATGATCGCCGTTGCATCCGGGAAAATTTACCTATTCTGGTTCGGAGGAACCCCTGCATGGGAGCAGAGGATGATAGACCTATGGCCTGACCTTCACGGAAAGGAGTATTCATGCGGACCAAAGGCAGACGTCATCTTCAATCTTTTGTATTCTATGGGGATTTACCCAAATGTCGAATCGAGGAATTTCCCTAATCATTTTGAATATCCTGACTATAATGCCGCCTTCCAGGGATTAAAAGAGCAATATGGGATATCGACACCGAAACAGGAGTCAGTCCTTAAAGACTACCTGGATAACATGTTGGTTAATGAAAACGGACACATGGTACTCCCAGGAAAAAGTACAGGGATTCGGCTATGGTGGGAGGTGGACAAATGAAAATAAAGGCTAAGTTATTCAGTCAGGCACTGATTCTTATTCTTATATCCCTGATCGTCATCTTTGCAGGGTGTGTCTCTGAAGATACATCTGGAAAAGAACAAAAATCAGGCGTTGCAGGGTCAGATTATCGGACTGTCATCGATTCCCGTGGAGTTGCAGTTGAAATTCCGTCGGACGTCAAAAGAGTTGCTACAGTCTCTGATGGCCTGATCGAAGGGACAATGTACGCTCTCGGAGTTGAAGGTACTATTGTTGGCATAGGTTCATCGGCTTTACAGAGTGAATGGACATATTCCTACCCAACAGATGACGGAGGCGTCGTGAACGGCACTGGGGGGCACCATGTAATAAAGGAGCTAATTGAAAATATTGAAGACATCCCGCTTTTTGCACAATATGGATCTCCACTTAATTATGAAACGCTGTCTTCTTTAGAGCCCGATGTTGTTATAGTCAGACTTGGAACCAGTGCCTTCTGGGAAGATGCCGAAGCTGCTCAAAAGACGATTGATAGGATTGAGTCTTTGGGTATGCCAGTTGTTGTTCTGTACAGCCCCAATTGCTATGATGATGCATCTCTTACCAGGATCTCTGACGAAATCGAAATAATCGGGGACGTATTCGATAAGAAAGAAGATGCAGCAGAAATTGCAGCATATCTCGAATCTCAAATTGCACTTGTGGAGGAACGTACTTCAGACATTCCCGAAGATGAAAAACCCTCAGTGCTTATGTTTGGACTTTCTCCTACTCACCGGGCACAGGGGGGTGCTGGAGTCGCCCAGGGTCTCGGGACTGCAGAATCCTATATGATAGAGACTGTTGTTAATGCCAAAAACGCCTATCAGGTGGATATAGGTACATTCCAAATCGTCAATACAGAGCAGGTGCTTGCCCTTGATCCCGATGTAATTGTCCTTTGTACTGCATGGGGATACCATCCACCTGGGGAACTGACAGAGGCTACTTATTATGAATCACTCAGGGAGCTCAAGGCCGTCAAGAACGGGCGTATAATGTCCCTTCCATGGACCCCATGCAACTGTGCAAAGAGAATTGAGTACCCGATAGATGTGATGGTAATAGCAAAAGCTGCATACCCTGACAGATTTGAAGACATCGAACTTGACGAATGGCTTATAGAATTCTACATGAATACATATGGTGTCGACCAGACAACAGCGGAAAAGCTGCGGACAGCACAATGGATGGATTGGTGTGTTGGAGAGCAGTAATCCAGATTTCCAAAGGTGATTTTAATGAAAAACTATTACGGATTTGACTGGAACGAAATATGGAATGAGATAAACGAAGCAAATATCAAATGCGGAGCTTTTGGGGAGTGTGCCTCAATATGGGAGAGCAAAGAGGCGGCCAGAGCTTTTCTTAACAACTCTTTTGCCAATCCCGAACGTAAACAATTTATTATTGACAGTCTTCC
This DNA window, taken from Methanococcus maripaludis, encodes the following:
- a CDS encoding ABC transporter ATP-binding protein, with the translated sequence MLHVKDIHFNYGDFPVLSGISFSVNEGELCGLFGPNGCGKTTLFKCCLKFLKSDRGSVHMAGKDTSKRSIEELAKVVSYVPQEHKPPFPYLVREVVLMGRTPHLGGIFGVKRRDKEIAIDALEQLEIGDLADRPYNQLSGGQRQMVLMARAIAQDTPMMFLDEPTSALDFQNQMKIWETMKDIAAEGKTILACSHDPNHVAWFCDRVIVVSKDGIVADGPPDVTINEEVLDMIYSDTCSVRRSGDVRVVMPRSIAGEPGARSYPATEDSYSQYENIEIKD
- a CDS encoding bifunctional 2-polyprenyl-6-hydroxyphenol methylase/3-demethylubiquinol 3-O-methyltransferase UbiG; this encodes MNYNSIDWNEVWKQQYEKSIELKGKGDCATVWDSKKKAQEFLERSNKNPGRIQEIIELFKPGKHSTILDVGAGPGTLAVPLAGLAAHVTAVEPANGMAEVMGEYAAQEGISNLDIVPKKWEDLDPKTDLKDSYDIVFASHSLGMPDIKESIEKMIAVASGKIYLFWFGGTPAWEQRMIDLWPDLHGKEYSCGPKADVIFNLLYSMGIYPNVESRNFPNHFEYPDYNAAFQGLKEQYGISTPKQESVLKDYLDNMLVNENGHMVLPGKSTGIRLWWEVDK
- a CDS encoding ABC transporter substrate-binding protein → MKIKAKLFSQALILILISLIVIFAGCVSEDTSGKEQKSGVAGSDYRTVIDSRGVAVEIPSDVKRVATVSDGLIEGTMYALGVEGTIVGIGSSALQSEWTYSYPTDDGGVVNGTGGHHVIKELIENIEDIPLFAQYGSPLNYETLSSLEPDVVIVRLGTSAFWEDAEAAQKTIDRIESLGMPVVVLYSPNCYDDASLTRISDEIEIIGDVFDKKEDAAEIAAYLESQIALVEERTSDIPEDEKPSVLMFGLSPTHRAQGGAGVAQGLGTAESYMIETVVNAKNAYQVDIGTFQIVNTEQVLALDPDVIVLCTAWGYHPPGELTEATYYESLRELKAVKNGRIMSLPWTPCNCAKRIEYPIDVMVIAKAAYPDRFEDIELDEWLIEFYMNTYGVDQTTAEKLRTAQWMDWCVGEQ